The following proteins are encoded in a genomic region of Reichenbachiella sp.:
- a CDS encoding DUF547 domain-containing protein, with translation MKYLLALLISTAPFLIKAQPSHDNFDILLKKHVNTQGGVNYKAFKSDEQKLNTYLDVMKQNSPANSWNDNEKLTYWINVYNALTIQLILKYYPVKSIKDIGSSIQIPYVNTPWDIKCFEIDDEELSLNNIEHGIIRKDFEEPRIHFALVCAAVSCPKLLNEAYEASRLDAQLTAQTKSFLANTSKNKISTDRLELSKIFNWYGGDFRKNGTLVDFLNQYTTVEIDKKAKTSFMDYDWALNEQ, from the coding sequence ATGAAATACCTTCTTGCACTACTTATATCAACTGCGCCCTTTCTGATTAAAGCTCAACCCTCACATGATAATTTTGATATCTTGCTCAAAAAACATGTCAACACCCAGGGCGGAGTCAATTACAAGGCCTTCAAAAGCGATGAGCAAAAACTCAACACCTATCTAGACGTCATGAAGCAAAATTCGCCTGCCAACTCCTGGAATGACAACGAAAAATTGACCTATTGGATTAATGTATACAACGCACTGACTATCCAATTGATTCTAAAATATTACCCAGTAAAAAGCATTAAGGACATTGGCTCTTCCATACAAATTCCCTATGTAAACACGCCTTGGGACATTAAGTGTTTTGAAATTGATGACGAAGAGCTTTCACTCAATAACATTGAACATGGCATTATTAGAAAAGACTTTGAAGAACCACGGATTCATTTTGCCTTGGTTTGCGCAGCCGTTTCATGTCCGAAATTGTTGAATGAAGCCTATGAAGCCAGTCGTCTGGACGCACAGCTAACAGCTCAAACCAAATCATTTTTGGCCAACACCAGCAAAAACAAAATCAGCACAGACCGATTGGAGCTTTCAAAGATTTTCAACTGGTACGGAGGCGACTTTCGAAAAAATGGCACCCTGGTTGATTTCTTAAATCAATATACTACTGTTGAAATTGACAAAAAGGCCAAAACATCCTTTATGGATTATGATTGGGCGTTGAATGAGCAATAG
- the rpoN gene encoding RNA polymerase factor sigma-54 produces MQNLSLIQSLGQKLSPQQIQFIKLLQVPTAELEARIKEELEVNPALEEGKEESTEEQGEESTEEVSDELDIDDYLNEDDYAGYKMQGDGNGQEEEREMPISSGSSLQEQLIVQLGFEKLDERQTQIGLQLLGSIEADGYIRRDLEAIMNDLAFSQNIETTEEELEEILYKIQTFDPPGIAARNLKECLLIQLEKRDDHSEENQLAHKIISSCFDEFTKKHYDKIQKKLGIDDEQLKCAVQLITKLNPKPGGITDGLVKTQYLMPDFILTNTDGKLDLTLNSRNAPELRISRSYADMFQSYHKSDKKDKKLKETVSFVKQKLDSAKWFIDAIRQRQNTLLNTMNAIIKYQYDFFQEGDESKLKPMILKDIAELISMDISTVSRVANSKSIQTEFGIYPLKYFFSEGIATDSGEDVSSREVKQKLKKHIEEEDKSKPLSDDKLEKLLKADGYNIARRTVAKYREQLNLPVARLRKEL; encoded by the coding sequence ATGCAAAATCTAAGTTTAATTCAGTCTTTAGGCCAGAAGCTGTCGCCACAACAGATTCAGTTTATCAAACTGCTTCAAGTACCTACTGCCGAATTGGAAGCTAGGATAAAGGAGGAGTTGGAAGTGAATCCTGCACTGGAGGAAGGAAAAGAAGAGTCCACAGAAGAGCAAGGGGAAGAGTCTACTGAAGAAGTAAGTGATGAACTAGACATTGATGATTATCTCAATGAAGATGATTATGCAGGATATAAGATGCAGGGAGATGGCAACGGGCAAGAAGAAGAGCGCGAAATGCCAATATCTTCTGGGTCATCCTTGCAAGAGCAATTGATCGTTCAGCTGGGTTTCGAAAAACTAGATGAGCGACAGACTCAGATTGGTTTGCAGCTATTGGGTAGCATTGAAGCCGATGGGTATATCAGAAGAGATTTGGAGGCTATTATGAATGATCTGGCTTTTTCGCAAAACATAGAAACCACAGAAGAGGAGCTTGAAGAAATATTATACAAAATTCAAACTTTCGATCCTCCGGGAATAGCCGCTAGAAACTTAAAGGAATGCCTTTTAATCCAGCTAGAAAAGCGAGATGATCATTCTGAGGAGAATCAATTGGCTCATAAGATTATCTCGAGTTGTTTCGATGAGTTTACTAAGAAGCACTATGATAAAATTCAGAAAAAGCTAGGTATAGACGATGAGCAGCTCAAATGCGCTGTACAGCTTATAACAAAGCTAAACCCAAAACCGGGGGGCATCACCGATGGGTTAGTTAAAACCCAATACCTGATGCCAGATTTTATTCTGACCAATACTGATGGGAAGTTAGACCTGACTTTAAATTCACGCAACGCCCCTGAATTGAGAATTAGCCGATCATATGCAGATATGTTTCAGAGCTATCACAAGAGCGATAAAAAGGACAAGAAGCTGAAAGAGACTGTATCTTTCGTTAAGCAAAAACTCGATTCTGCCAAGTGGTTTATTGATGCCATACGTCAAAGACAGAACACTTTGCTCAACACCATGAATGCGATTATCAAATATCAGTATGATTTCTTTCAAGAAGGTGATGAAAGCAAATTGAAGCCAATGATTTTAAAGGATATAGCTGAATTGATCAGTATGGATATTTCAACAGTCTCAAGGGTGGCCAACAGCAAATCCATTCAAACTGAATTTGGAATTTACCCATTAAAATATTTCTTCTCGGAAGGCATCGCTACGGATTCAGGTGAGGATGTAAGTAGCCGAGAGGTGAAACAAAAATTGAAAAAACACATAGAGGAAGAGGACAAGTCTAAACCTCTATCAGATGATAAGTTAGAAAAATTATTGAAGGCTGATGGCTACAACATCGCCCGCAGAACAGTGGCTAAATACAGAGAGCAGCTCAACCTGCCTGTGGCCAGATTGAGAAAAGAACTGTAG
- a CDS encoding PA-phosphatase, with protein sequence MTFLILYWLMPELIKPLTLVTLPFLFITTFLIPLLSISMLRVLGSISSLKLENRQERIMPFSFVSIFYGMTTYLFVVKIQVNETIAIILVSTTILILVLTAITFWVKISIHAAAISGVVGYFLVFGLKSPNSHALYPLLVLILAAGIVMSARLQLNAHSPKEILAGTITGLGICFNILYWFV encoded by the coding sequence ATGACATTTTTGATCTTGTATTGGCTGATGCCTGAGCTGATCAAACCACTTACATTGGTTACGCTGCCATTTTTGTTTATTACCACATTTCTGATCCCACTTCTCAGCATTTCAATGCTAAGAGTTTTAGGGTCGATTTCAAGCTTGAAGCTTGAAAACAGACAAGAGCGCATTATGCCATTCTCTTTTGTGTCGATTTTTTATGGAATGACAACTTATTTGTTTGTAGTTAAGATCCAGGTCAATGAAACCATTGCGATTATACTAGTCTCAACTACTATATTAATTTTGGTATTGACGGCAATAACGTTTTGGGTGAAAATAAGCATCCATGCTGCTGCTATTAGCGGGGTAGTTGGCTATTTTTTAGTCTTTGGGTTAAAGTCCCCCAATAGCCATGCACTATACCCTTTGTTGGTATTGATACTGGCTGCGGGAATAGTAATGAGTGCCAGACTTCAGTTAAATGCCCATTCGCCAAAAGAGATATTAGCCGGTACGATCACCGGCTTGGGCATTTGTTTTAATATTTTGTATTGGTTTGTTTAG
- a CDS encoding outer membrane beta-barrel protein — protein sequence MMKKIIFPFFAILLLTSSHLVKAQLTEEVKKKTPELPGQIMVDFGFNSTTDAPSNMPYHWWRSKSVGIYFVKSFEFSKKLELRPGIGVSLEKFGHVDNMGVFSYQEDANGSVSIEFDTIPGSGLKKNQLAVNYFEAPVEVRFNFNGNEKKDGLFLAIGGSAAYRFESHTKIKYTDEYGNKMKDKQKNDFGLNKIRLGAYGRLGYRSFSVFYKTYFTNVFNSDGPTGTADMLYSTIGVSLTGL from the coding sequence ATGATGAAGAAAATTATTTTTCCCTTTTTTGCAATTTTATTGTTGACTTCCAGTCACCTAGTTAAAGCACAACTAACTGAAGAAGTAAAAAAGAAAACACCTGAGTTACCTGGCCAAATCATGGTGGACTTTGGGTTCAATTCTACTACTGATGCTCCATCAAACATGCCGTATCACTGGTGGAGATCTAAATCTGTCGGTATCTATTTTGTGAAATCATTCGAGTTTTCAAAAAAACTTGAACTACGTCCTGGAATTGGGGTTAGTCTTGAAAAATTTGGGCATGTCGATAATATGGGAGTTTTTAGCTATCAGGAAGACGCCAATGGTTCGGTGAGCATAGAGTTTGATACCATACCGGGTTCTGGTCTGAAGAAAAACCAATTGGCCGTCAACTATTTTGAAGCTCCAGTTGAGGTTAGATTTAATTTCAATGGTAATGAGAAAAAAGACGGACTTTTCTTAGCTATCGGCGGATCTGCAGCTTACCGATTCGAATCTCATACCAAAATAAAATATACCGACGAGTATGGCAACAAGATGAAAGACAAGCAGAAGAATGATTTTGGTTTGAACAAAATCAGATTAGGGGCCTACGGCCGATTAGGTTATAGAAGCTTTAGCGTTTTTTACAAAACCTACTTCACCAATGTGTTCAACTCAGATGGCCCTACAGGTACTGCTGACATGCTGTACTCGACAATAGGAGTCTCTCTGACTGGTCTCTAA
- a CDS encoding tyrosine-protein phosphatase: MFSWLKPTSNFLEVDLHSHLIPGIDDGVKSWDESLSILSQLNELGYKKVITTPHIIQNYYPNTPDNIRQGTIELNKKIAEIDLSISVEAGAEYYLDDHFAKQVKNKQELLSFADGYILIETPFMNKPLFLEETIFNLQANGFKPILAHPERYTYLQNNLELVHSLTSLGLFMQVNISSLTGYYSKEAQKLAKYLINTNQIHFLASDIHNQKHLNQVKKATKSKLFQRCRQLQLLNSTL; this comes from the coding sequence TTGTTTAGTTGGCTAAAACCTACATCTAATTTTCTTGAAGTGGATCTCCACTCTCATCTTATTCCGGGTATCGATGACGGTGTAAAATCTTGGGATGAATCGCTGAGTATTCTAAGTCAACTGAACGAGTTGGGATATAAAAAAGTAATCACCACTCCTCATATCATTCAAAATTACTATCCGAACACACCCGACAATATTCGTCAAGGAACCATCGAGTTGAATAAAAAAATAGCAGAAATTGATTTATCAATATCAGTCGAAGCTGGCGCAGAATATTATCTTGATGACCATTTTGCTAAGCAAGTCAAAAACAAACAGGAGCTTTTGTCCTTTGCAGATGGATATATTCTCATCGAAACTCCATTCATGAACAAACCCTTATTTTTGGAGGAAACCATATTCAACCTTCAAGCCAATGGTTTCAAACCCATACTCGCTCACCCCGAGCGATACACCTATCTGCAAAACAACTTAGAGTTGGTTCACAGTTTGACTTCTCTAGGTCTTTTTATGCAAGTCAATATAAGTTCACTCACAGGTTACTATTCGAAGGAAGCGCAGAAATTAGCCAAATACCTCATTAATACGAATCAAATTCACTTTTTAGCTTCAGATATCCACAACCAAAAGCATTTGAACCAAGTCAAAAAAGCTACTAAATCAAAATTATTCCAGCGGTGTAGGCAACTTCAACTACTTAATTCTACATTATGA
- a CDS encoding polysaccharide biosynthesis tyrosine autokinase, with protein sequence MNPRNVHIPQEIQGHQTNAGDGPFDDFDFEKLRQVFVSVWPWVLAILVITMSLAFLYVRYTKPIYSAESILKLDIKNDANLLGLQNPLEQDIKGLAGEIEILRSRLFFSKVVDAIGMDISYYHPGRSHLVDERYGNSPFEVKYKLENQNVEDKQFDIEIINDTDFYLSCAQFGGQIGDVQKFGKEIVTRDFSFIVEKTRYFEEQKNLVDFYFVINSKSSLINYLVSHVTVEPVNFNANTIKISLSDFNQTKARNLLAAIDTIYLAFTKDAKNQAVEQKIKFLETQMEKTSKELVEYEDYFEKFTIQNRTTDLSSDLTKTIALLNDLDSQRYNMREHLAEVDLVGENFRNDQPVSVFRMPARIAELINNYNDLVNEKNLKLNSYNENTQVIKRIDQQIVIAKSSANDRLIAYKNNLIEDLKELNEKRSILESNFIELPSMGTSYNKNRRLYTLQEEFYFSLIQSKIELEIARAGTVTNFVILSPAAVSSIPIHPQKLLIYGLGLVAGIILSLFFVAIQFLLHDKITSQRELEKIMHAPILGLIPNYKQEKLANSKLIVTNNPKSSISESLRSIRTNMEFMATTGKNQLISVTSTVSGEGKTFIAVNLGAVFAYAGQKVVIVDLDMRKPKVHIAFESEKVQKGMSTILIGKEKVEDCIQESELENLHFISAGPMPPNPSELLLSPRFDEFLEKLKKTYDVIFLDSPPVGLVTDGILVMKKADLPIYVVRADYSKRSYLKSVHSLISNNKFEHLSVVLNGVKSGKGSYGYGYGYGYYED encoded by the coding sequence TTGAATCCTAGAAACGTACATATTCCACAAGAAATTCAAGGCCATCAAACAAATGCTGGAGACGGACCATTTGATGATTTTGACTTTGAGAAACTAAGACAGGTTTTTGTTTCTGTTTGGCCTTGGGTTTTGGCAATACTTGTTATTACGATGAGTCTTGCCTTTTTATATGTAAGATATACCAAGCCAATCTACAGTGCCGAATCAATTTTAAAACTCGATATTAAAAACGATGCCAACTTACTTGGCCTTCAAAACCCTCTCGAACAAGACATCAAAGGATTAGCTGGCGAAATAGAAATCTTAAGATCAAGACTTTTCTTTAGCAAGGTGGTTGACGCCATAGGTATGGATATATCTTATTACCATCCAGGTCGAAGCCATTTGGTCGATGAAAGGTATGGCAACTCCCCTTTTGAGGTAAAGTATAAACTAGAAAACCAAAACGTCGAAGACAAACAATTTGACATTGAAATCATCAACGACACAGATTTTTACCTCTCATGCGCTCAGTTTGGAGGACAAATAGGTGACGTTCAAAAATTCGGAAAGGAAATTGTTACGAGAGATTTTAGTTTCATTGTCGAAAAAACCCGTTACTTCGAAGAACAAAAAAACTTGGTGGATTTCTATTTTGTAATCAACAGTAAGTCCTCGTTGATTAACTATCTGGTATCGCATGTCACGGTCGAGCCAGTCAACTTCAACGCCAATACCATAAAAATTTCACTCTCTGATTTTAATCAAACAAAGGCCAGAAACTTACTTGCTGCCATTGATACCATCTATTTGGCGTTCACTAAAGACGCAAAAAATCAGGCAGTAGAACAAAAGATTAAGTTTCTAGAAACTCAAATGGAAAAAACCTCCAAGGAACTTGTAGAGTATGAAGACTATTTTGAAAAATTTACTATTCAAAATAGAACTACAGATCTTTCTAGTGACTTGACGAAAACCATAGCGCTATTGAATGATCTCGATTCTCAACGCTACAATATGCGCGAACATTTGGCGGAAGTAGACCTTGTTGGTGAAAATTTCAGAAATGATCAGCCGGTAAGTGTATTTCGAATGCCTGCGAGAATTGCAGAGCTTATCAATAACTATAATGACCTAGTAAATGAGAAAAATCTTAAACTCAATTCTTATAATGAAAATACTCAAGTCATTAAAAGAATAGACCAGCAAATCGTAATCGCCAAAAGCTCTGCCAATGATAGACTCATCGCCTACAAGAACAACTTAATCGAGGACTTGAAAGAGCTCAATGAAAAGCGCTCCATTCTTGAGAGTAATTTTATTGAGTTGCCTTCTATGGGCACCTCATACAATAAGAATAGGAGACTATATACGCTCCAGGAAGAGTTCTACTTTTCACTTATCCAGAGTAAAATCGAATTGGAAATAGCTCGAGCAGGTACGGTAACAAATTTTGTTATTCTTTCTCCAGCAGCTGTATCAAGTATTCCCATACATCCTCAAAAACTATTAATTTATGGGTTAGGATTAGTAGCAGGAATCATACTCAGCCTCTTCTTTGTTGCCATTCAGTTTTTACTTCATGACAAAATCACAAGTCAACGAGAACTAGAAAAAATCATGCATGCCCCTATTCTAGGTCTGATTCCGAACTACAAACAAGAGAAATTAGCTAATTCAAAACTTATTGTTACCAACAACCCTAAGTCATCAATAAGCGAGTCTCTTCGGTCAATAAGAACCAACATGGAATTTATGGCGACCACAGGAAAGAATCAGTTGATATCTGTTACATCTACAGTTAGTGGAGAGGGCAAAACTTTCATTGCGGTTAACCTAGGTGCTGTTTTCGCCTATGCAGGGCAAAAAGTAGTGATTGTGGATTTGGATATGAGAAAGCCAAAAGTGCACATTGCCTTTGAGTCTGAAAAAGTACAAAAGGGGATGAGTACCATACTTATTGGAAAAGAAAAAGTTGAAGACTGCATTCAGGAATCTGAATTAGAAAATCTACATTTCATATCCGCTGGCCCAATGCCGCCAAACCCATCAGAATTATTACTTAGCCCTAGGTTTGATGAGTTTTTGGAGAAACTGAAAAAAACCTATGATGTTATATTTCTTGATTCACCACCGGTAGGGTTAGTCACTGATGGAATCTTGGTAATGAAAAAAGCTGACTTGCCCATATATGTGGTTCGCGCAGACTATTCTAAGCGATCTTATCTCAAGTCGGTACATAGCCTGATTTCTAATAATAAATTTGAACATCTATCCGTCGTACTCAACGGAGTGAAATCTGGTAAAGGGTCCTATGGCTACGGATATGGCTATGGGTACTATGAGGATTAA
- a CDS encoding polysaccharide biosynthesis/export family protein has translation MFKLDEEFTEQDLSSAVNQAERNYVIQIDDMLSLEVFTNDGERIVDPNNELQQNMQGMQNRPTFDYLVKTDGTVKFPIVGQVKVDSLTLDQAELMLQKRYDQFYKQSFVKLTFNNKRVVVLGATPTGGQIIPLMNENVSLVEVLAMAGGLDMGSKSQNIKVIRGKLSNPEVYQINLSTVSGMKQSMLDIEPGDIIYVEPWRRPFIEATKDIAPILSLLSSTLALVLVLQNL, from the coding sequence ATGTTCAAACTCGACGAAGAGTTTACCGAACAAGACCTGTCTTCTGCCGTCAACCAAGCCGAACGAAATTATGTAATTCAGATCGATGACATGCTTTCTTTAGAGGTCTTTACAAACGATGGGGAAAGAATTGTAGACCCGAACAATGAACTACAGCAGAATATGCAGGGCATGCAAAATAGACCGACCTTCGACTATTTAGTAAAAACGGATGGAACTGTAAAATTTCCAATTGTTGGTCAAGTGAAAGTAGACAGTTTGACCTTGGATCAGGCCGAATTAATGTTACAAAAAAGATACGACCAGTTTTATAAGCAATCGTTTGTTAAACTAACATTTAATAATAAAAGAGTGGTTGTATTGGGTGCCACCCCTACTGGAGGGCAAATAATTCCATTAATGAATGAAAACGTGTCTTTAGTTGAGGTTCTCGCCATGGCAGGTGGACTTGACATGGGATCCAAATCACAGAATATCAAGGTGATCCGGGGGAAACTATCTAACCCTGAAGTGTATCAAATAAATCTATCAACAGTATCAGGCATGAAGCAATCCATGTTAGACATAGAGCCTGGAGATATTATATATGTCGAACCTTGGAGAAGACCATTCATAGAAGCAACCAAAGATATTGCACCAATTTTAAGCCTTCTTAGCAGTACACTTGCACTCGTATTAGTTTTACAGAATCTTTAG
- a CDS encoding glycosyltransferase family 4 protein has protein sequence MRIAITINTSWNIYNFRMGLIRTLIEQGNEVIAIAPLDEYSHKLKEEGCEYVPITMDNTGSNPFKDYNLLRQLKKVYQGLKPDIVLHYTVKPNIYGTLAARSLNIPVINNVSGLGTVFLSKSVASFAAKKLYKKAFSKAELVFFQNSDDRKAFLAEINLPHLNSDLLPGSGINLTDFQASPIPNQKNKTFLMISRVIIDKGILEYIEAAKQVHAKYPDVTFQLLGKLDTGHARGIPKETISEAVDNGFLEYLGEVEDVRPFIKSSHCVVLPSYREGTPRTLLEAAALGKPIVTTDVPGCREVVEDGENGYLCKVKSPTDLSNKMMDICETPEDKLQEMGRKSRALVERKFDEQIVINQYLKHLSNIMNQIPNE, from the coding sequence ATGAGAATCGCCATTACGATTAACACTTCGTGGAATATTTACAACTTTCGGATGGGACTCATCCGGACCCTAATCGAGCAGGGCAATGAAGTAATTGCGATAGCGCCGCTGGATGAATACTCTCATAAATTAAAGGAAGAAGGCTGTGAATATGTCCCAATAACGATGGACAATACTGGCTCGAATCCTTTCAAAGATTATAATTTGCTCAGGCAGCTGAAAAAGGTTTACCAGGGATTGAAGCCGGACATTGTTCTTCACTATACTGTCAAACCAAACATATATGGCACTTTGGCTGCTCGTTCTTTGAATATACCCGTGATCAACAATGTGAGCGGACTCGGCACCGTGTTTCTTTCCAAAAGTGTGGCCTCTTTTGCAGCCAAGAAGCTCTATAAGAAAGCATTCAGCAAAGCTGAATTGGTGTTTTTTCAAAATTCGGACGACAGAAAGGCTTTTCTGGCTGAAATAAATTTACCTCATCTCAATTCAGACTTACTTCCTGGATCTGGGATTAATTTAACTGACTTTCAAGCCAGCCCAATTCCAAATCAAAAAAATAAAACCTTTTTGATGATCTCCAGAGTGATCATTGATAAAGGAATTTTAGAATACATAGAAGCAGCAAAACAAGTGCACGCTAAATACCCGGATGTAACTTTTCAACTATTGGGGAAGTTGGATACTGGTCATGCAAGAGGTATTCCTAAAGAAACTATTTCTGAAGCCGTGGATAATGGCTTCTTAGAATATCTTGGAGAAGTAGAGGATGTTAGACCCTTTATAAAATCATCTCATTGTGTGGTATTACCTTCCTATCGGGAAGGAACTCCACGCACGCTACTGGAAGCCGCCGCTTTAGGCAAACCAATTGTAACTACGGATGTTCCCGGATGTAGAGAGGTAGTGGAAGATGGTGAAAATGGTTACTTATGCAAAGTCAAAAGTCCGACAGACCTATCGAATAAAATGATGGATATCTGCGAAACGCCTGAAGATAAACTACAAGAAATGGGTAGAAAGAGTAGGGCACTCGTCGAAAGAAAATTTGATGAACAAATTGTGATCAATCAATATTTAAAACATCTGTCAAATATTATGAATCAAATACCTAATGAATAA
- the hflX gene encoding GTPase HflX: MGDYYETKKEIEKAVLVALSPSRQSVEKTEEYLDELEFLAETLGIQTKKSFVQKLDKPDIRSFVGKGKLEEIITYVKDQEIDVVIFDDDLSPSQLRNLEKELEVKIYDRSLLILDIFLKRAQTSQAKTQVELARYQYLMPRLTRMWTHLERQRGGTGTRGGAGEKEIETDRRMIRDQISVLKKKLAKIDKQGETRRKSRSNVVRVSLVGYTNVGKSTIMNMLSKGDIYAKNELFATVDSTVRKVVINTIPFLLSDTVGFIRKLPHNLIESFKSTLDEVREADILLHVVDISHPSFEEHMQVVNDTLQELGAADKETIVVYNKIDQLTSPGEDDNFDFVAGIDTASKNKTNIFISAVKKTNTAEFRKVIFEKVKNHHMKIYPNYLAPEYY, encoded by the coding sequence ATGGGAGATTATTACGAAACCAAAAAAGAAATAGAGAAGGCAGTATTGGTAGCACTATCACCAAGTAGACAATCTGTAGAAAAGACAGAAGAATACTTGGATGAGCTGGAGTTTTTGGCGGAGACTCTTGGTATTCAAACCAAAAAATCCTTTGTTCAAAAATTGGATAAACCAGACATCAGAAGTTTTGTAGGTAAGGGAAAATTAGAAGAAATAATTACTTATGTCAAAGATCAAGAGATAGATGTGGTGATCTTTGATGATGACCTTTCGCCATCTCAATTGAGAAACTTGGAAAAGGAGCTGGAGGTTAAAATTTATGATCGCAGTTTACTTATTCTCGATATTTTCCTAAAAAGAGCTCAAACTTCTCAAGCAAAAACACAAGTAGAACTGGCTAGATATCAATACCTTATGCCAAGACTAACCAGAATGTGGACCCACCTTGAGCGACAACGTGGAGGCACAGGAACTAGAGGTGGTGCAGGGGAAAAAGAAATAGAGACTGATAGACGTATGATTCGTGATCAGATTTCTGTCTTGAAGAAGAAGTTGGCTAAGATTGACAAACAGGGGGAGACTAGACGCAAGTCAAGATCAAACGTGGTTCGGGTGTCATTAGTTGGATATACCAATGTGGGTAAATCTACTATAATGAATATGCTCTCAAAGGGTGATATTTATGCCAAAAATGAACTTTTTGCTACGGTAGACTCTACGGTCAGAAAAGTAGTGATTAATACGATCCCATTTCTATTGTCAGATACTGTTGGGTTTATTCGAAAACTCCCACATAATCTAATTGAATCCTTTAAATCAACGCTAGATGAAGTACGAGAAGCTGATATTCTTTTGCATGTAGTAGATATCTCACATCCTTCGTTTGAGGAGCACATGCAGGTGGTAAATGATACGTTGCAGGAATTGGGGGCTGCAGATAAAGAAACAATTGTAGTCTATAACAAGATAGATCAACTTACTTCACCAGGTGAGGACGATAATTTCGATTTTGTGGCTGGAATTGATACTGCTTCAAAAAACAAAACGAATATCTTTATCTCAGCCGTTAAGAAAACTAACACCGCTGAATTTAGAAAGGTGATTTTTGAGAAAGTCAAAAACCACCATATGAAAATTTATCCGAATTATTTAGCTCCAGAATACTATTAG
- a CDS encoding FISUMP domain-containing protein, translated as MKRIFTLLTIFSLSFGAFAQEMGSMTDPRDGKTYKTAVMRIELEGGIFIEREWMAENLNYETEGSVCYKNYPAYCGKFGRLYNWVDAKLACPEGWHLSTQLEWQELMLNYGGYKTAAKELKEGGVSNLNILMAGFSNVEGQFSDIGKTAHLWDAEIGNKRTAGLISLYADYDEVAHDVISARNMNSCRCVKDY; from the coding sequence ATGAAAAGAATCTTTACTCTACTTACCATTTTTTCACTTTCCTTTGGAGCATTTGCTCAAGAGATGGGTTCTATGACTGACCCTCGAGATGGAAAAACTTATAAAACAGCTGTAATGAGAATTGAGCTGGAAGGTGGCATTTTCATTGAAAGAGAATGGATGGCAGAAAACTTAAATTATGAAACTGAGGGTTCAGTATGTTACAAAAACTACCCTGCCTACTGCGGAAAATTCGGCAGATTGTACAACTGGGTTGATGCCAAGTTAGCTTGTCCAGAAGGATGGCACCTCTCCACTCAACTAGAATGGCAGGAACTCATGCTTAACTACGGCGGATATAAAACGGCTGCAAAAGAGCTTAAAGAGGGTGGTGTTAGTAATTTAAACATCCTTATGGCTGGTTTTTCGAATGTAGAAGGACAGTTTAGTGACATCGGAAAAACTGCTCACTTATGGGATGCAGAGATTGGCAACAAAAGAACTGCTGGTTTGATTTCACTTTATGCGGACTACGACGAGGTAGCCCATGACGTGATCAGCGCAAGAAACATGAACAGCTGCCGCTGTGTAAAGGATTACTAA